In Falco rusticolus isolate bFalRus1 chromosome 7, bFalRus1.pri, whole genome shotgun sequence, the DNA window AGCACTGAACCCTCCCAGGCTCTGCACATGGTGGAATCCTACGCTGATCACCCAGGTGATGCCATGTCCCTTGGGTcctaaaaactaaaaaaaaaaaaaaaaaaaaaaaaaaaaaaaagtaattcaccCATGATTTGGGTGAAAGACTTTTCTCCTACTATGATTTGGGTTGGATTCAGAGTGTTTTGATCACTGCCACTTCCTCTTTGGTGGGCATTTTTCATGAGCATCCCTTGCCCATGGTAGTGATGCTGGGAGGCAGCAAGGGTCCTGCCTCCGGGCAGGCACTCAGGGTGACTGTGGGAAAAGGCTTGAAACAGAGCATCTCTGACCTGGATTGAAAATAAAGGAGTCAAGGCGGTGTTGTTTGGCTGCCAGGCTTGGAAAAACACACTGTCATGCCAGGGATGCTTGGGGGCTGGCGGTGCAAATGCATCTCTGTGGGAAGAAAAGCCGATGGGGAGGACACAGGGGTGTTTGCCTCCAGGACCAGGTGCTGCACCAACCCCTTTGGATGCTGAAGGCTTCGGCAAAACCTGGAAGCTGCAAAAATGCCAAGGGTGGATTTGGAGGTTCAgattccttaatttttttttacacccaAATCGGGGCTGAggcttttgaaatgcaaaaccagaTGTGGGTACctacagaaaagctggagacaTTTCCTGCATCATTTTAAGGTGATTGCAAGACTTGGAGGTCACTAATGTTTCCCCTGGACCTGGTATAAAGGTTGGAAACTGGGGGGTGGGAGCAGgtccccaccccagctccttGGCACTGGTGTGCTTTGGCTCCCTCcaagcccctctccagccctcAGGGGCCACATGCTGGCCAAGGGAGTGACAATCCTGGTGACATCCCCGCTCCACTCAGACATCAGATATGACAAACCAGATCACACCAGATCTTTTTAAGCCAAACAGGAATCAAATGTCCCAGGGAGGGACATTTGTCCTGTCTGGTCCAGCCACCTCCCCTCTCCAgcatccccatgtccccatccaTCTCCCAGCCACAACCTCAGAGGCACTGGTTCTCCCCTTCATATAGGCTTCCCTCTATTggtacatatatacatattatatatatatgttattattatttctccaTGATGGACGGTTTATTGATCTGAAGCGTCtgtccacaaaaaaaaaaaaaaaaaaaaaaaccagtttaaaaTTCCCTGAGCCTCAAAAATGACGGGTAGGTAGTTCGGACATTTGTCTTCTTGCCACCTTTTCATGTTGATTTTATTATTAgtattgatttatttaaatatatatttatatatatttatatattttcttttctgtccctcCCCAGGAATCCCCCCATCCACCCACCCTCCCCAAATCCGTGTGGTGGAGCCAGcgtcagtttttatttttaattttctgcttggCCGGGATATAAGGCAGCACCGTCTGGGTGCTTTTATCGGCTACGGTCTGGGTGCTGCTGTTCCTCATCAGCCGCCGTGCTGGGGgtccgcccccgccccccccaccgCCACTCATGGAAGGATGCTTTGAGGGTGGCCCCGCCAGCACCTTACGCCCGGGCTCCTCAGGGCCATCATCCCCGGGGGATGCCGTGCTGTCACCGTCCCGGTCGTCATCGCAGCACAGAGCGTGGTAAAGCACCTTGTCGCTGAACCGGACCCGTTCCCGCGTGCCAGCCGGCCGGTGATGTGAGACCTTCTGGCTGGCCGGCGTGCTGAAGGCTTCCTCGCTGGATGAATCCGGggtcccccctccccggggacCGTTGGTGATGGGGATCCCCCCGTTCATCAGCCGGTAATCCAGCTGGCGAGCTGGTGGGGGCTGCGGCTGCGGCCGGTGGGGCTCGGGACCATCGCCTGGGTCGGAGGGGGTGGAAGCATCCAGGAAGGAGCAGAATTCCCAGCTGTCGGAGAGGATGTCGGAGGTGGTGAAATCGAGGGGTCCCAGCTCAAAGGTGCCCCCCCCCTTCTcgctgctggaggtgctgctggccgTTGCCGTTGTCCAGTCGTCCGGCTCCAGCTCGAACTCGAAGTCGGAGGTCAGCCGGTCGATCTGGCTCACCACCTGCGGGCAGACGGATGGATGGAcgggcagaggagctgctgggcagggctcTCCTGCTTTTGCTCCGCAATAACACCACATCCCTAAATAACTGCCACTTCCCCCAGCACTACCAGTGTGATGAGCTGGGAGGGCTCGGCTCAACGGAACTGCTCTGGCAGCCCCTTGGCAGGGGCAAAAGCCCACCCGGCGGCACGGCACCCACAGGTCCCAAGCAGGTGGTGAAGCCTTGGGTGCCCCTGGGTGCTCGATGCAGCAGGATGGGCCTTCCCCAGGGTGGCCCTGGGGTCTGCCTTGTCCCCTGGGGCCATGAATGCCACCCCAAATCCCCATGCACATGGTGTCCTTTGGTCCCTTGCACTTGGCCATGGGGACCCACCATCAAccgccacctcctccccctggAAAAGGCAGCTCCACAGGTGggtaaactgaggcaggggGTGGAAAATGTCCCGTGGTCATGGGACAAACTACACAAGCAGGTGCAGGGTCTGTGGGGACATCTTTGCCCTGACTGGGATGCTGATGGGCTTGGTCCCCAATCCTTCATCTCCTCCAAAGTGTTGAGTATGTCAAGACCCGGGGTGGCTTGGGGACAGGGTCATGGCCCCGGCACACTGCAGGGGATGGACACCACATGGAGCATGAATAAAACAAGCccttaaaaaagttaaaaataagaaatgtaatGTCCTAGCTGATGTTCAAGCCACTGGCAGGggtggaaggaagggaggaagggtcTCCTTCCTCCTATGTTCTACTTCTAATGACCTTGCTGAGGTTTCAGATCCAAGAGGCTCATCACCCACCTTCAAGTCTTTAATCCCATCCAGCAAAACAGCTGCCCAGCACCAAGCACAGCACTAATCCTGCCCAGGGTACCCCAATCCCACCCAAGCACCCATTGCTGTGGCATCCAGCTGGAGTCATCACTGTTTCCCTGTGGTATTTCTTGGCTGATGTTTCTGCGTGTATATACGTgtgcgggggtgtgtgtggctttATTTTATGTGGGAGGCAGAGCACGATGCAAAAATTCAAC includes these proteins:
- the INSYN1 gene encoding inhibitory synaptic factor 1 is translated as MDSRTCQDRQPSDHPSSSSSNCSSSKSNCERERIRSRMKMVIGQLEGILQELKEVAKELREVVSQIDRLTSDFEFELEPDDWTTATASSTSSSEKGGGTFELGPLDFTTSDILSDSWEFCSFLDASTPSDPGDGPEPHRPQPQPPPARQLDYRLMNGGIPITNGPRGGGTPDSSSEEAFSTPASQKVSHHRPAGTRERVRFSDKVLYHALCCDDDRDGDSTASPGDDGPEEPGRKVLAGPPSKHPSMSGGGGGGGGPPARRLMRNSSTQTVADKSTQTVLPYIPAKQKIKNKN